Proteins from a genomic interval of Micromonospora sp. NBC_00389:
- a CDS encoding epoxide hydrolase family protein: MSISPFRIDVSDAVLDDLRARLARTRFTERSGKQPWQGGVDPDYLRDLVSYWRDGFDWRAREAELNAYPHHLALVGGRKLHFLHVRAARPAGTPAPLPLILSHGWPSSFVEMLPLVDRLTDPARYGGDPADAFDVVVPSLPGFGFSEVPDEPVTRAVLARTLHELMTDVLGYERYGAFGGDVGGVVTGWLGALYPEQVAGIHMIHPPFPASFDARPLSAAEQAYLDAEAAYDETDGGYSAIMGTRPDTLAAALVDSPAGLAAWLVDKYRDWSDNHGDLANSFDRDTLLTIITLYWATGTIGSSFRQYFDFDHNTPRPDITVPAAFTVSTEPSQANLPREIAERACTDIRHWSEPGRGGHFMPLEEPDLLAGEMREFFTSLRPY, from the coding sequence ATGTCTATCTCCCCGTTCCGCATCGACGTATCCGATGCGGTCCTCGACGACCTGCGGGCACGACTGGCCCGTACCCGCTTCACCGAACGCAGCGGCAAGCAGCCGTGGCAGGGTGGCGTGGACCCCGACTACCTGCGGGACCTGGTGTCCTACTGGCGCGACGGGTTCGACTGGCGGGCCCGCGAGGCGGAACTCAACGCCTACCCACACCACCTGGCCCTCGTCGGCGGCCGGAAGCTGCACTTCCTGCACGTCCGCGCGGCCCGTCCGGCCGGTACGCCCGCGCCGTTGCCCCTGATCCTCAGCCACGGCTGGCCCAGCAGCTTCGTCGAGATGCTGCCGCTGGTCGACCGGCTGACCGACCCCGCCCGGTACGGCGGCGACCCCGCCGACGCGTTCGACGTGGTGGTGCCCTCGCTGCCCGGCTTCGGCTTCTCGGAGGTGCCTGACGAGCCGGTGACCCGGGCGGTCCTCGCTCGGACGCTGCACGAGTTGATGACCGACGTGCTCGGCTACGAGCGTTACGGCGCCTTCGGCGGCGACGTCGGCGGGGTGGTCACCGGCTGGCTGGGTGCCCTGTATCCGGAACAGGTCGCCGGCATCCACATGATCCACCCACCGTTCCCGGCCAGCTTCGACGCCCGTCCGCTGTCGGCGGCCGAGCAGGCGTACCTGGACGCCGAAGCCGCGTACGACGAGACCGACGGCGGTTACAGCGCCATCATGGGCACCCGGCCGGACACCCTCGCGGCGGCGCTGGTCGACTCACCGGCCGGGCTGGCCGCCTGGCTCGTCGACAAGTACCGGGACTGGAGCGACAACCACGGTGACCTGGCGAACAGCTTCGACCGGGACACGCTGCTCACCATCATCACGCTGTACTGGGCCACCGGCACGATCGGCTCCTCGTTCCGGCAGTACTTCGACTTCGACCACAACACCCCACGGCCCGACATCACCGTGCCCGCCGCGTTCACGGTGAGCACCGAACCCTCGCAGGCCAACCTCCCCCGGGAGATCGCCGAGCGGGCCTGCACCGACATTCGGCACTGGAGCGAACCGGGCCGGGGCGGGCACTTCATGCCGCTGGAGGAGCCGGACCTGCTCGCCGGTGAGATGAGGGAGTTTTTCACCTCGCTGCGCCCGTACTGA
- a CDS encoding alpha/beta fold hydrolase, whose product MPGYVQLGEVNTFYERDGAGEPLVLLHPGFADSRALGQNVPGLAKRFTVYRPDRRGHGRTPDVGGPISYQLMAEDTIAFLEKVVGGPAHLVGHSDGTPVALLVALRRPDLVRRLVLAAGVFHHDGWIDGAVDLDEETVAFFVRYHGEVSPDGPQHFPIVKAKLDRMHHEEPTVTVADLAGYPGPALVMVADDDEVRVEHTLALRDGLPRSQLAVVPGTSHGLLADKPDLCNRLIIDFLTEPLESAANPDGAAGNGHG is encoded by the coding sequence ATGCCCGGCTACGTGCAGCTCGGCGAGGTCAACACGTTCTACGAGCGCGATGGCGCGGGGGAGCCGCTGGTGCTGCTGCACCCCGGCTTCGCCGACTCCCGGGCCCTCGGGCAGAACGTGCCGGGGCTGGCGAAACGGTTCACCGTCTACCGACCGGACCGGCGCGGGCACGGTCGTACCCCCGATGTGGGCGGCCCGATCAGCTACCAACTGATGGCCGAGGACACCATCGCGTTCCTGGAAAAGGTGGTCGGCGGGCCGGCGCACCTGGTCGGGCACAGCGACGGCACCCCGGTCGCGCTGCTGGTGGCGCTGCGCCGCCCCGACCTGGTCCGCCGGCTGGTGCTCGCCGCCGGGGTGTTCCACCACGACGGCTGGATCGACGGCGCCGTCGACCTCGACGAGGAGACCGTCGCGTTCTTCGTGCGGTACCACGGCGAGGTGTCACCGGACGGGCCGCAGCACTTCCCGATCGTCAAGGCCAAGCTGGACCGGATGCACCACGAGGAGCCGACGGTGACCGTCGCCGACCTGGCCGGCTACCCCGGCCCGGCGCTGGTGATGGTCGCCGACGACGACGAGGTCCGCGTCGAGCACACCCTGGCGCTGCGCGACGGGCTGCCGCGGTCGCAGCTCGCCGTGGTGCCGGGCACCAGCCACGGCCTGCTCGCCGACAAGCCCGACCTGTGCAACCGCCTCATCATCGACTTCCTCACCGAGCCGCTCGAATCGGCGGCCAACCCGGATGGCGCGGCCGGCAACGGCCACGGGTAG